One genomic region from Bradyrhizobium icense encodes:
- a CDS encoding ABC transporter ATP-binding protein, whose product MTLSLETRDLTIRFGGHVAVDHVSCTFRPGELTAIVGPNGAGKTTYFNLISGQLRATEGRILFDDADITQLSAPLRTRAGLGRAFQLTNLFPNLSVEENVRLAVQSASGVHYDMLRPWMTRRDLIARADAILDSIALGNRRNVAATALSHGDQRKLEVALMMALEPKVFMFDEPTAGMSVDEVPVVLNLIARLKQDTSKIILLVEHKMDVVRSLADRIIVLHNGKLVADGKPAEVIASPIVQEAYLGIAPGKSAA is encoded by the coding sequence ATGACCCTTTCCCTCGAAACCCGCGATCTGACCATCCGCTTCGGCGGTCACGTCGCCGTCGACCATGTCAGTTGCACGTTTCGCCCCGGCGAACTGACCGCCATCGTCGGCCCCAACGGCGCGGGCAAGACCACCTATTTCAACCTGATCTCCGGGCAGTTGCGCGCAACCGAAGGCCGCATCCTGTTTGACGACGCCGATATCACGCAGCTGTCCGCGCCGCTTCGCACCCGGGCCGGGCTCGGCCGCGCGTTTCAGCTCACCAACCTGTTTCCAAACCTGAGCGTGGAGGAAAACGTCCGCCTGGCGGTACAGTCCGCAAGCGGCGTGCATTACGACATGCTGCGCCCCTGGATGACCCGGCGCGATCTGATTGCCCGCGCCGACGCCATTCTCGACAGCATCGCGCTCGGCAATCGCCGTAATGTCGCAGCCACTGCGCTTTCCCATGGCGACCAGCGCAAGCTCGAGGTCGCCCTGATGATGGCGCTGGAACCGAAGGTGTTCATGTTCGACGAGCCGACCGCCGGCATGAGCGTCGACGAAGTCCCAGTCGTCCTCAACCTGATCGCGCGGTTGAAGCAGGACACCAGCAAGATCATTCTGCTGGTCGAGCACAAGATGGACGTGGTGCGCTCGCTCGCCGACCGCATCATCGTCCTGCACAATGGCAAGCTGGTCGCCGACGGAAAGCCGGCGGAGGTGATCGCCTCGCCGATCGT
- a CDS encoding substrate-binding domain-containing protein: MHKTKFIAAATLALTATAAFADDLKIGLIYGKTGPLEAYAKQTETGLRMGFEYATKGTMMLDGRKIVIITKDDQSKPDLSKAALAEAYQDDKVDIAIGTTSSAAALADLPVAEENKKILIVEPAVADQITGEKWNKYIFRTGRNSSQDAISNAVAIGKPGVTIATLAQDYAFGRDGVAAFKEALAKTGATLAAEEYVPTSTTDFTAAGQRLFDALKDKPGRKIIWVIWAGGGDPLTKLQDMDPKRYGIELSTGGNILPALTAYKRLPGMEGATYYYYDIPKNPVNDWLVAEHKKRFNAPPDFFTAGGFSAAMAVVTAVTKAKSTDTEKLIAAMEGMEFDTPKGKMVFRKEDHQALQSMYHFKVKVDPNVAWAVNEPVREIKIEDMNIPIRNKR; the protein is encoded by the coding sequence GTGCATAAAACCAAGTTCATTGCTGCCGCTACTCTCGCGCTCACTGCCACTGCCGCTTTTGCGGACGATTTGAAGATCGGCCTGATCTACGGCAAGACCGGCCCCTTGGAAGCCTACGCCAAGCAGACCGAGACCGGCCTGCGCATGGGCTTCGAATACGCCACCAAGGGCACCATGATGCTCGATGGCCGCAAGATCGTCATCATCACCAAGGACGATCAGAGCAAGCCGGATCTCTCCAAGGCCGCGCTTGCCGAAGCATATCAGGACGACAAGGTCGACATTGCCATCGGCACGACGTCGTCAGCCGCAGCACTGGCAGATTTGCCGGTGGCCGAGGAAAACAAGAAGATCCTGATTGTCGAGCCGGCGGTCGCGGACCAGATTACCGGCGAGAAGTGGAACAAGTACATCTTCCGCACCGGGCGCAACTCCTCGCAGGACGCGATCTCGAACGCGGTGGCGATCGGCAAGCCCGGTGTCACGATCGCGACGTTGGCGCAGGACTACGCGTTCGGCCGCGACGGCGTCGCCGCCTTCAAGGAAGCGCTGGCGAAAACCGGTGCAACGCTGGCGGCCGAAGAATACGTGCCGACCTCCACGACCGATTTCACCGCGGCCGGTCAGCGCCTGTTCGACGCGCTGAAGGACAAGCCAGGGCGCAAGATCATCTGGGTGATCTGGGCCGGCGGCGGCGATCCCCTGACCAAGCTGCAGGACATGGACCCGAAGCGCTACGGCATCGAACTCTCGACCGGCGGCAACATCCTGCCCGCCCTCACCGCCTACAAGCGCCTGCCCGGCATGGAAGGCGCGACCTACTATTACTACGACATTCCGAAGAACCCGGTGAACGACTGGCTGGTGGCCGAACACAAGAAGCGTTTCAACGCGCCGCCGGATTTCTTTACCGCCGGCGGCTTCTCCGCCGCGATGGCCGTGGTCACGGCCGTCACCAAGGCCAAGTCCACCGACACGGAAAAGCTGATCGCGGCCATGGAAGGCATGGAGTTCGACACGCCCAAGGGCAAGATGGTGTTCCGGAAAGAGGACCATCAGGCGCTGCAGAGCATGTATCACTTCAAGGTCAAGGTCGATCCGAACGTCGCCTGGGCGGTGAACGAGCCGGTCCGCGAGATCAAGATCGAGGACATGAACATTCCAATCCGCAACAAGCGGTAA
- a CDS encoding lytic murein transglycosylase, which produces MPFFRLLLAAAASLSLSSLAIAQPAPAPTRPAPRPVAAPVPGQQPPAVARAPRAAACHNGLSFDRFLADLKQQAIAEGVSQRTLAEAAPYLVYDQSIVNRDRGQRVFGQVFTEFARNRASDGAAKNAQARIRVHAAAFNRAEKEYGVPPAVIAAFWGLESSFGAELGNLHTLRSLVSLAYDCRRSEMFSKETIAALKIIDRGDLTASEMIGAWAGELGQTQFLATHYFNYAVDYDGDGRRNLLRSASDVIGSTANYIANGLKWRRGEPWLQEVRAPQNFPWEQADLTTKLPRAKFAQLGVTYPDGRPLPNDDLPASLLLPMGRTGPAFLAYANFAAYTEWNNSLIYSTTAAYLASRIAGAAPMRQPSAPVAQLPLNELKELQQLLVRAGYNVGKVDGIMGQLSRTAVKAMQIKYGLPADSWPTAELLARMRGPSVQAQPAGLVMPAAR; this is translated from the coding sequence CCGGCTCCCGCCCCGACCCGTCCCGCGCCGAGACCGGTGGCCGCGCCGGTGCCGGGTCAGCAGCCGCCGGCCGTTGCGCGCGCGCCCCGCGCCGCCGCCTGCCACAACGGCCTATCATTCGACCGCTTTCTCGCCGATCTGAAGCAGCAGGCGATTGCGGAGGGCGTGTCGCAGCGCACGTTGGCCGAAGCCGCGCCCTACCTCGTCTATGACCAAAGCATCGTCAACCGCGACCGCGGCCAGCGCGTGTTCGGCCAGGTGTTCACCGAGTTCGCCCGGAACAGGGCGTCCGACGGCGCGGCAAAAAATGCGCAGGCGCGAATCCGGGTGCATGCGGCCGCGTTCAACCGTGCCGAGAAGGAATATGGCGTGCCGCCGGCGGTGATCGCCGCGTTCTGGGGGCTGGAGAGCAGTTTTGGCGCCGAGCTAGGCAATCTGCATACGCTGCGCTCGCTGGTGTCGCTGGCCTATGACTGCCGCCGCTCGGAGATGTTCAGCAAGGAAACCATCGCCGCCCTGAAGATCATCGATCGCGGCGATCTCACGGCAAGCGAGATGATCGGCGCATGGGCCGGCGAGCTCGGGCAGACGCAATTCCTGGCGACGCATTACTTCAACTACGCAGTGGATTACGACGGCGACGGCCGTCGCAACCTGTTGCGCAGCGCGTCCGACGTGATCGGCTCGACGGCGAACTACATCGCCAACGGATTGAAATGGCGGCGCGGCGAGCCGTGGCTGCAGGAAGTGCGGGCGCCGCAGAACTTTCCGTGGGAGCAGGCTGACCTCACGACAAAACTGCCGCGCGCAAAGTTCGCGCAACTCGGCGTCACCTATCCCGACGGCCGGCCGCTGCCGAACGACGACCTGCCGGCCTCGCTGCTCCTGCCGATGGGCCGCACCGGACCGGCGTTCCTGGCGTACGCGAATTTCGCCGCCTATACAGAGTGGAACAACTCGCTGATCTATTCGACTACCGCCGCCTATCTCGCCAGCCGGATCGCCGGCGCCGCGCCGATGCGGCAGCCGTCCGCGCCGGTCGCGCAATTGCCGCTCAACGAACTGAAGGAGCTGCAGCAGTTGTTGGTGCGCGCGGGCTACAATGTCGGCAAGGTCGACGGCATCATGGGGCAGTTGAGCCGCACGGCGGTGAAGGCGATGCAGATCAAATACGGACTGCCTGCGGATTCCTGGCCGACGGCGGAATTGCTGGCGCGAATGCGCGGCCCCAGCGTCCAGGCGCAGCCCGCCGGCCTGGTGATGCCGGCCGCGCGGTGA